Part of the Panicum virgatum strain AP13 chromosome 4N, P.virgatum_v5, whole genome shotgun sequence genome is shown below.
CCTGAGACATACAAGGCGAATATGGTCAGATatcaacaactactcgacaaagacaaatagtggcagaagactcaccttggtgaatttaaagctccaccgcatacaatctgcaagttttttcatgttgtctagagacaacaACGGATCATCTAACAGTTCCTTTCCCAGCTCTTCTTGGgctgactgaggcatagactggaatggtaccagtcgaacggaaggaccttttgacccttctgcTCCACTACTCCCAGATCCACCAGCTTTGGAAGCTCCATCAGTAGCCGCAGGAGTATCAGATGTTTCAGGGCTTGGCTCGCTTGATTTCTCAGCTGTGTCTACACTCGGGCAACTGGCAGTCGggttctcgatcaacccaattacaggaGAATCGGTTGCTGATCAACTAGCTTCTTCCGAACCACTCGACATCCAGTTGCAgaagtcttggacttgatctttttcatgcgccaaaagatgttggaccctagccaaacaaagattctgaataagaaagctgaggcaaatgGGATACAATCAACAAAAAGTTATATACTTACTGGCCAGCATCGAGATGAGGAACTTTCCTCTGCAACATTGATCCGGGAGCCACCTTCCGTTTTTTGCTGTCATCAGAATCAACATTCGCGGAAGTCGaaggcatacaataccaggatttataattctTCTGCAGAAAGAAGCCAATACTTAGATAGAAGATCGAAAATGGTTgactacaagtactcgacatggtatccaaagcacgtacacaggcattctcgggaggattttgtgccgagaagagtgttggaagcgtcaaagacatgtcgaagttatcgagtactttgcagcatctctttatcACTTCAGACTGAGCTAATGGTTCGgaggacatcctagtgggatcctgcgtaccttcatatctaaagccaggatgctttcgcagctGGAGAGACTGCGTCCGGCGACTGATAAacgagaagaccacatgatctctagtgacttttttttttcttaataatggcaatcgcacgaagaatggcttcaacttgcttgccaccaggtcctctactcgaccagctcttctggacttggggggcaccagcagtcctttctggaagtggggattcaaagttcccaacatggaaccagaatttcttccattcAGCTCCTTGATCTaccggatcataagccaagtattCGTCTCGGTTCTCAGGgcggagtaccaattcacatcctCCGATGACGGTGGGATTGACGGCATtagggattggaacaaggaagaagaaatattggaaaagatggaaatgggggagaagtctaaggaatgcctcacagaaatgagtgaaaattgaaagatgcaagatggattggggagtgagatggtgtaacTGAACTCTccaaaactgaagaagtctatagaaaaattctgatacggaagagtgagaccacgttctacaaaatcacgaaacataacggtctcaagagtaccttccatggggtaatcttctccttcaccagcgcgccATTGGCTTATGCTCTgttcttggaggagacccatattctccaactCTCGGACTagtgattcagacatcttgcttttacgccaacctgtggacatattggcgacAATTCCCTCCTCAACTTTGGATTTGTTCTTcctgggagccatctcaaagtcacgagttttggctcgggggctatgagaggggcttttggattttgaccGAGAAGAGGCAAATGCGAAATCTgagtttgacggcggccaggagttcaaggggtaaaacccttggaagttttcaaccggctttatacggtcttcaggggcaattttgtgaatatttggagATGCTAACGGACTCTTTCCTTCTCGGGAAAATTTTcagtttttgccacgagtttacattgattcttaaatctaaatggagggatttaaattcaagactcgggggctgtggAATATATGTataagagatttatttttcaaattttttgaaaaataaagaaggagaaaaagattgaagtgaccctcagcctgattctacgattcaaccttaGGCTCGGGGgttactccatatggagcgcgagtacttcgcgcaccatatatgatcaagatttcggggcttgagcacctcacagcctcgaagcaaacagaagtacttgaaggactactcgacgtatctgaaggaagagtCAGAAGCAaacagaaggatgttctgactactcgaAGATGCCTAGctaagtactcgacgcctgcaggactcggctacgaagagctcgggggcttgtcagacccggggcagcgggactgcttatagacatagaatgttctagagtaagggatagctcatggatgtaccttacctctttttgtaactatccgaataggcatagaactagctgcagtacaagaaaactacccgatcgtgttgtagtaggactccaattgTAATCGGTtagaactttccatgtaattctgtccccccggatatataagggccggcagggaccccctcaaaacaattatctacacctaaggcaatacaaaccaccacacatgatgtagggtattacgcaactcgcggcccaaacctgtctaaatctttgtgttccttgcaccatcgagttccagagccattGTTccttacctacaaaccctactgctaatgGTATCAttaagcaggcttggcggtaaacaccgacagaagGTGCCGGTGGAATCCACAGAAAATAAAACCTTATAAGCACCCTTAAAGAAGCTTATGGGCTTATTGAGAAGTTTATAATAAGCCTCACCTTTAACTTGAAGTGTTTGGATAGAATGAGACTTATTTGGAGTTTTTGAGATGAGCTTATTATAAGCTTCAAGTAACAAAGTACCCATCTATGGACGGATGGGAGGAAGTTTCTCGTTGCTGAGCTAGTGGAATGTACGTTATACGAACAAATATGTATACTTATTAAGCCTTCGATCTCAAATTATGGGTATGTTATGGCATACAGGGGCATATAGGGCTGGACGAAATGCTCGCTCGTTAGCTCGCTCAGCTCgcagctggctcggctcggctcgtttcaaTTTGCTAACGAGCCGAGCAGATTTTTTTGCTCGCTAGTTTAACGAGccggctcgagctggctcgcgagcTGCTCGCAAGCCTAGTGAGCCGTGCATCCAGCAGGCCACATGCCCAaacattgtggctcaacaagcccACCGACCGCCTAACCCAACCCTAGACTCTATCTTCCGCCCTCCCCCCACGCTGTTTCCGAATCCAATCGCGCATCCCTGGCTCCCTCTGTCCGATCATCCTCCTCCACATGGCAGGCGGAAGAACCATCAGCACTCTCCCCTCCGCTTCCCTCTGGCCGGAGCCCCTCTAGTCTACCTCCACCCGCCCCACCTCCGAGCAGCAcaggcacaaccacgcaggggtGCCCGGGTGCCCGGCCACAGGAGGGGCCGCCAGAACCCGTCGCCTGCAGCCCACCATTGAGGGCGAGGAGATGCAACAGCCTCCGCCGCCCAGCATTGAATCAAGGAGCTGGTGCACGTGTAAGGCAGTGGCGAAGAGGACCGTGCTGTCCTCatcggcggagcagggcagcTTTCATGTGTTGGCTCGCGAGCttgaacgagccgagccgagctaagTTTTTTTTGTTCGTTTCATtaatgagccgagccgagccagtccgagccgagccggctcgtCATCCAGCCCTAGGGGCATACCTCTGCTGCGGCCTATGGTTCTGAGGAAATCTAAGGCCAGTTCTAATGAAGTTTCCTAAGAATTTTATATTTTGTCGATGTGACAGTGTATTTATGAAGAGAGAAGTAAGAGTTTCATATTATATATGAGAGAATTTCATCCCTATAATATTTATCTAATTCAGTTACCAAAATTTCTGTCTTGATAATGATAATAATGTAATAAAATCATGCACTGAGCCTTGAGATTGGTCTAAGAGAGAGGGGGACGGGGCGTCTCCATCTTCGATGTGTTGTGGTGATGGAAAACTGAGCAGCAATCCAGCAATGCTTCGGTGAAAAGAATTACTCACCTCCGTTCACGAATACTTGTAATTTTTACTATTActattttgaccgctaattatttAAATAGTATTCAGTTAACGAGAACACTTAGAGTATCATTGTATTTTGTGTCAAGAATACTTTAAGTACGACACATGTTTAAAATGATATAATAATGAATTTATGAGAAAATTGAAAGTCAAATTTTGAATAGTAAAATTAAATTTGTCAATTATTTGTGAACGGAGGTTagtagaaagaaaagaagagaagagaaaaaactGGGGCTCTGGAGCCTGATccgttcctcctcctccaccagacCACCACCACCCTGTTCGCCTTGGGTTTTGGGATCCCCATCCCCTCGtcacctcttcttcctcctccctcgcagCACAGCACAGGTCGCAGCGCCGGCCTTACCAACAAAATCCACTCCAATTACCCCGCCGATCTTTGTCCACCCCGCGCACCCCCAGGTAAGGTAGGGTTCCTCTCCCCCCCTTCACTCCTCTTCCTAATTGTGATCTGGAAATGGAGCCGTCGGATCTGAACACCCACCTGCCACCGCGGAAGCGGCTGCTGGCCGGGCTCCGGACGGCGGCCACCGCCTGCGACGCTGCCgatcccctccccgcctccggCGAtctcgccgcccgcctccgcgaGATGGCGCTCGCCGCCAACGCCTCGGGCTCCTCGCCCGAGGAAATGATCGAGGCTGCGAGGGCGGCTGCCGAAGCCGCTGCCGATGCGGCCGAGgccgcccgtgccgccgccgccgagaagGCGGCCGTGGCCGCCAAGGCTAGGGCAGCTGCCCGGGCCGCTATGGAGTTCCTCGACTCCTTTTCCAGGGCCGGCGGGTCCAGGAATGGCCTCCAGTTCAAGCTCAAGTCGAGGAAGAAGCATGTCCAGGTCAAGATGCTGTACGGGCCCAATGGAACCCTGGGGGATGCTCCCAAACCCAGGAGGCGCAAGCAGTCCGACGAAGAGATCGCACGCAATTTGCACCGTGCCATGAATAGCTCGCCCAGGATCTCTCACACTGGACCACCGCCCAAGAGGCCTCGTGGCACCACCCTTGGTGCCCTTGGTGATATCACCAACGGTGAGGGCGGCACCAGCAATGCTTGCAATGGTTCTTCAGTTCATGCGCCAATTGAGGCTAATGGATGCTCTGAGGGGAAATCTAGTGAGACAACTGCTGTTCTTCCATTGTTCAACCATGAGGATGGTGGCCATGACCCATCTAAGCACGCTGCCAAGAGTAGCGGCCATGTTGCTGATAACGGGGTTGGGGCTGCAAACTTGAGCGCCGCCCGGAAAGTGAAGATCAGGAGGAAGGAACTCTTCCTGAACCAGCAGAAAAATAAAGGAACAGAAGAGCCCAGAGAAACAGAACCTTCTGTACAAGTACAACCTATAGGACAGGATGAATCAAAGTTGAATGGAAATGGAACAGAAAAGCATGGGTGTCCAACAGATGCAAAGGCCCCAGGTGATGGCGTGGCGCCGATGAAGATTACATCTGTATGGAAGTTCAAGAAGTTAAAAACATCACACTGTTCCTCTGATAGCAAGGTGTTGCACAACGTGTGCTCCTCTCCTACAGCAGCCGAAACTTCAGCTTCGGTGAAAGCTGATTAGCGAGGTACCATAGCGTATAGTTGGCAGATGCTTGTCTTAGCAATGCTTGTTGTGAGATTTTTGTATGTTGAAGTGGCTGTTCGGAcgaagagggagaggaggtaAATCTTTCTCGGTAGATCTCGCCTTTGCTTTCATTTTAATACAAATGTGCTTGTTTTATGGTATATAGGTGACAGGGTATTTCTACCGTATTGTTTCTGTCCCGCTCTTCCCATTTGATGTCATTGTTAGTAATAGGGGGTGTGGCAAACCCATTTACCTGTACCTGTTATGCATATCATCATTCAAATAAATGGCATGTTGTAATCAATGGTCTTCAGACACTGAACGTGTAGTAGCTGCTGCCTTCTCTGGGCAAATGATTcctttgctcccttgtgattaTGGTGTAAATGTGTTTAGTTGTTAAAATCTGGAAGACTGACAACAGGCAAGAGGTCCTTGCATTTGGTGGTAACTACTAGTGCACGATTGCTTTGTTATGGCATAATTACAAGTGCTCTGGTATCAAAGGAATATACTAGTAAATAATTAGACTTCGATGATTGAATATTGATGTGTGAGCCTGTTTTCACTGCTTCTTACATCATAACTAACTTTAACAGCTACTATGATCTTAATGTGCATCCAGGTGAAGAAATTTGATTAAGTTGTAACTGCCTTCTTAGCCTTGGTTGATTACTGCTGATGTTACTTTCCAAATGTTTAACCTTTTTCTGGTATTCTTTTACTCTTGTTAAAGAAACTCCCCCCTCTGTTACTTTGGATGAATGACACTGCTCCCTCCGCAGATGGATATATATTTCTGGGCTGTGCTGTGTTACCATGCAATCTTTCATGTTTGACAGAAAAGGAAGCCGGACGCTGGCCCTCTTGTTTGCTGCTCATTCTGCTCTTGAGACTTGAGACGGGTTTCATGTTTTGTGCAGTATTCAAGTTGGTTTTAAGAGAATACCTGCGCATGCATGCGTTGCATCTTGGCCTCTCTCTGCCTTAGGGCATCCCCAACGAGGACATTTGTCGTACATGAACTGTAATTGTATGAGTAGTAACTGTAAGGCTAGCTAGTTTATTTGGTAAGTAAATAAGCCATCTCCTTATTAATTATTATGGATTGATGAATGGGATCGAACTAATTTCCCCTTAATCAATCCTCAAGTCTCTTGAATCAATATGAGGAATAAAAGAAAgaagctgatttttttttttaataaagatGGGAGTAAAAACTTTGAAGGtaaagaaagagcaagagtttGGTGGGCAATCCGAATAATTGAGTTGGGGACTAGACTCATTCAGATCTGATCTGGAGGAGTCTAAACATTTTTCGCAATGGCTTTATCGATCATGATGTTGTTGGTATCTCATCTGATGAGAGAGGTGGTAGATTAATCATGCCAGGCTGGCAGCTTATATATTAGCTTCCTTCCTTTTCTCCAAAGTCCATGTGGAATGGACGATGCAACTGTGTACCACCAAACATCCCGGTTGCAAATACctaccccccctccccccgccgctctctctctctctggtcaCTAGTCAAATTGATCTCAACCTTTTGTACTTACTACgatatatttacaaaatttaataTATCAATATGATACCACAAATCAGCACGAATGGTTTTCGTGTTTATTAGCTAGAGATGTCTCTTTATTTATGTTTTTTCTCGGATCGGGGTTTGTTTCTTTCGATGTGATGTTGGTGTAAGTGTAAGAGTGTACTGTTGTTGTTCATGGATGCACTGTATTGTCACATTGAAGGTGTTCTCTCCCTGTTTGGATGTTATGAAAATATATGAACATGTAAATTATTTACAgttgttttttttgttgtgcACAAGAAAACAACGGTGATGCTTGTAAAACTCTGTTTGGATACACGGTATCAACAGTTGAATTTGACAGTGAATGCACGAACCAGGTGCAATGCAATCCTTCCATACAAATAAAAACACAGATCGAACAAATAGTCGTATGAATTTCAATACTTCGACCCGTATTCGCTTGCCGTTGTTGATTGGATCGCATTCAGGCTGCACTCGGCACCTTCATTATGTCGAGCGCTCGGCGCCTACGCCAGTTCCATCAGGTTTGCACTCAGCGCCTCCGCCGAGTCGTGGTTTTGTTCCAAAGCAACTGTAAAATTAGTGGCTATCCAATCCAAGTAGCAAATTTCAGGGAAAACTTGTGGAGCAGTAATTTAATTACAAGAGTTTTTTATGGAATACCGGACTTCCAAATAGGGCATGTAGATCAACTAATCTCATTTTGCCTTTTTTATCTGCTGTAAGTGGAACTAACCGTTGGGATGACTCTTTGAGGTTAAAAGAGGACACATGGTGCAAATATAATTATAGTCTTTCTACTTTCTAACATGCATATGCTGAAACTAAACAAAATATACGAGCTATCGTCACATTATCATGTCATCTAAGAGAAATGCAATCGACCACCCAAAATTGACTTAACATTTTGGTGGCACCAGTTTAAGTTTTCATTCAATTAAATTCAATCAAAGTCAATTTTTTTAGTAACAATCAAAGTCAATTAAATCCAATCAAAAAgactagagagagaaagaatgcACGGCTAGTTttacagaaaagcccctgaagcgGCCAGCAACTCATCTCCGTCCGGAGGGAAGGGTACGGTGGCCGTGGGGacacaacacacacacaactCCAGGCAAGGCAAAGCAATATACCCaccaccgcccgcccgcccgcgcgcacgcTCACCCGCCGCCCACTCCCCTCCCGATCTCGCCGGCCggggcccctcgccgccgccggcagcctccCTCCCCACCcgccccggcgagccccgccgccctcgccctcctccggGGGCGATGGAGGCGGCCTTCGACGCCTACTTCCGCGCCGCGGATCTGGACCGCGACGGCCGGATCAGCGGCCAGGAGGCCGTCGCCTTCTTCAAGGGCTCCGGCCTCCCGCAGCCCGTCCTAGCGCAGGTGAACCTCAGATCTCCCATCctcagcgccgcgccgcgctccaATTCCCTGCCGCGCGACTTGCGCCTCGGCGATCTGTGACGCTCCAGCCACCCTCGCGGGTGTGGTTGCTGCCATGCCAGTTGCATCGCGAGCTCTACTGGGCTCCAGGCGCCGAGATTATGGACGTCGCTGTGTTTCAGACCTTCCCCACCACCGACGGACCGACCAAGCAGATCAACTTTAGTTGCTTTTCTCAATGCTTGATGCTTACAGTTTGATGCCCCGTGCTCCTGCCCTTGATCCAGCTGCGTAATTAGGTGCTCTACAGCATGATGAGCTCACCAATTTAAGATCTGAGTATCAACTTAAGTTTCTATGGTGTTCCCACTAGCAAGTGTAGAGAACCAGCTGTTGGGATCCAGCTTGCACTGAAGATTAACTTAGTGTGCTGTTGTACTGCTCAAATTAGGATTCCAGATGAGAGAATCACTGTTGTGAGAATAAACATTTACAGGGGTACTGATTTCCTGTTCCAAAACTTGCCCACCTTTTGCTCTAAACATTTGGCGCATTACACGTGCTACTTGGAAGAAATAGCCATGCACCCGTTATCTGGAACCAAAATGACCCCACATTTGCTCTTCAGCTATTGAAATATACTCTGCAATCAATTTTATCATACCACAATGTTGTTATTATTAGATTATTAAACACTATTGAACCATACGTTACATTTCTATACTGATGGCTTTGTATTTCTCTTCCCTGATTCAGATTTGGACGTATGCTGATAAAAATCGGACTGGTTTCCTTGCGCGTGAAGACTTCTACAATTCGCTTAAACTTGTCACAGTAGCTCAGAGCGGCCGAGAATTAACACCAGAGATTGTTAGGTCGGCATTATTTGGTCCAGCTGCTGCAAAGATTCCTGCTCCTCGGATAAATATTTCTACCACTCCTCAGACCAATATTGTACCTAGCCCCTCGAATGCCACTCAGGGATTAGTGTCTGGTCAGCAGAATCCTGCTATAAGAGGACCACAAGGGCTTCCTGGTGCATCATCAAACGCACAAGTCAGGCCACCACAACCTCCAAATGCAAACACTGTGCCCCCTGCTCAGGGAATCGCTTCAAGGCCACCTGTGGGAGGCGGTCCTAGTGGGCTAAACCACACTAGTTCAACCACAACAAATCTGGCTACGGATTGGTTTAGTGGTAAGAGGAGTGCAAGTCCACTGGGTGCAACCTCACAAGCTCCAACCAGAGGTATTTCTCCGCAGGCCAACCTTACTAGCGCTGGAATTTCAGCTCAGAATTCAAATCCTTTACCAGGCTACAATTCTCATAAGCCGGGTGCTACGACGCCTGCCAAcacaaattcaacaaatttAAACATGATGCCTTCACAACCACCAGTCAATGACTCCAAGACATTGGTACCCTTGGGTAATGGATTATCATCTAACTCAACTTCTGGTGTTGACCCTTTTTCTGCAACTCCACAATCAAAACAAGATGCATCTTTGCCCCCCAACGTTCCAAATAATCTGCCCAGTTCTACAGCTCCTGCCTCAGCTGCTGGACCTCATCACCCTCCTAAGCCAATGCAGTCTGGTCCCGTACAGGGTATATCGTCGCTTCCTTCTCATACTGGCCAGTTGCCACACAGTCAACCAGTTCCTAGGCAACAGCAATTTAATGCTATACCAAGCACTCCAGGACCAGTGAGTGCAAATATTCCTGGTGGACAAATTCCTTCAAACCCAAATCAGTCTCAGGCTCCATGGCCGAAAATCACTCAAGTGGATGTCAGGAAATATATGATTGTATTTATCAAGGTAGACAGGGATCGTGATGGGAAGATCACTGGTGAAGAGGCAAGGAATCTATTTTTAAGTTGGAGGCTGCCAAGAGGTACATCACATGTCTCTTTATATTTACTCTGCTCTTTCTAGATCCTGTAATTCATAGCCTTGTTTCCTTCTGCAGATTGTACTAATTGCATTTTTGGTAATCCAAGTAAATAATTTGTTGGCAAGTATATGCACAGTATAACCTGCAGAAAACATCAATTTGCTATTTTGAGATGGCCATTTGTCGTAGTCTCCATACTGTTTTCCCTTTTTGCTATGAAACTTGTAtcttaaatgatttattagttGCTTCCTAGTTTTTGTGGATACAGACATGCAGAACTGGTTGTGTGCTAGTTGTTTGTCAATACCTGCGTGCATGTATATGTTGTTGCTCAGTTAATTATCACTTACTAGCTGCACATTAAATtcatagctttggataggagcgcttggagactagctattaatgtgtctgaaccttgaacttatttctttcgggtttcatctctagcctaccccaacttgcttgggaaaaaaggctatgttgttgttgttgttgtggagGCATATTTTCTATTTGCGTAGCATCATaattgttggtgtatatgtgagcccatgtatagaggcccatctagaggtccatgtataggatctatatatcccacccttctagggtttggagtaatacaagccattattctctcctacatggtatcaggcTAGCTCCatggctgccgccggcgccgccccttccttccctcccctctcttccctTCCCAGCAGTAactcctctgctctgctctgggcGCCGATTCCTCCCGGCGgaacccctcctcctcccggccCTGCGCCCGCCCTGCCTgcccctaccgccgccgccgcctccgcgagcgcagggggcgcgggcgcagggggcgcgccgccgccagcgccgcacCTGGCGCGGCCGTGGCCTCAGGGGTGGCCGATTCCTCCCGTCGCCGTGGGTGCCCAGGGCGCCGCGGGGGGCTCCTACTCTGCCCCTGCCGCCGCTCTTGCAACCACTGTGTGGGGTGCGGACGGCCTGGACGCCACGGGCGCGGGCCTGGGCGCTGCGGGGGgcccctcctctgccccgctTGCCTgggctgccgccgcggccggcgctgcTCGCGCGGGCGAGCCCGTGGCCATCGCCCAGCTATCGGGCGGggctgccgctgccgcggcgGGTGGCGCAGAGCACGCGCCACTACTGCCTGGGCCGCCTCCCCAGGGGCCTCCGCCCCCTGGGCCGTCGCCCGATCCTGCAGCCGCTGCTGTCGCTGCTGTGCAGGCCGCTGCCCAGCAGGCCCTgcggccgccgcgcaggccgccgccgcccaccgcgccgcgcaggccgtcgcccccgccgcgcaggccgcgcgggcgctcgccgcgcaggccgtcgcgcccatggaccccgcgcgggccgctgcctccctcgccgctgcGTGGCCTGCGTTCGGGATGCCCCACGCGGACGCGcctttcgccgccgccgccttcagtGGGCAGCCGATCGCCGCTAGCGCTGCTACGACCGAAgctgctctcgccgcggcccttcTCGCCGCCAAGACCCACCAGGCTCCGCCCTCTGGGTCTGGATCCCAGACCGACCacctccttggtgctcctctcaccggccaGCCCGGGAGtgggggaggccgcgggcgtcgtcgtcggggcagacgtggtggtggtgctagCGGCGCTATCTCTGGGGGTACTGGTGGAGGCCGTCGGGGCACTCCGACCCTgactccggctcccactcctgcttctgcccctggaggtacgccctggccatccttcagcgccccatagccagggcgcatcccgatgtggccgtttcagggtcagggggcccctcgtcctcagccccagccggcggctatgctcgccgctgctgctctcctgttcgcgccgttctggaccTCGCCCGCTCCActcagccagca
Proteins encoded:
- the LOC120668907 gene encoding uncharacterized protein LOC120668907; this encodes MEPSDLNTHLPPRKRLLAGLRTAATACDAADPLPASGDLAARLREMALAANASGSSPEEMIEAARAAAEAAADAAEAARAAAAEKAAVAAKARAAARAAMEFLDSFSRAGGSRNGLQFKLKSRKKHVQVKMLYGPNGTLGDAPKPRRRKQSDEEIARNLHRAMNSSPRISHTGPPPKRPRGTTLGALGDITNGEGGTSNACNGSSVHAPIEANGCSEGKSSETTAVLPLFNHEDGGHDPSKHAAKSSGHVADNGVGAANLSAARKVKIRRKELFLNQQKNKGTEEPRETEPSVQVQPIGQDESKLNGNGTEKHGCPTDAKAPGDGVAPMKITSVWKFKKLKTSHCSSDSKVLHNVCSSPTAAETSASVKAD